From Microbacterium sp. LWH7-1.2:
ATCCCGCCCTGCAGCACTGACAAGCCCATGACGATGGACTCCGGGATGCCGTCGATCAGCGCGCCGACGGCGATCACGAGGCCTGCTCCGCTCACTGCCTGCGCTCCGGCGCGGCGGGCCACGATGCTGGCGGAGACCTCGTCGCCGTCCGAGTACTCGGTGACGGAGGACGCGTCGATCCGGGGCGAGCCGGAGGCGGGCCGCTTGCTGCGTCGCGAGATGAGCTGGTCGGCGACGATGTAGATGATCGCGCCGCCGAGAAAGCCCACGGTGGTGGGGATGAGCCCGCCGTCCTCAGCTGCCTCCTCGACCAGTTCGAAGGCCAGGGTCGAGATGAGGACACCGGCGCCGACCGCCATGATCCCGGCGACGATGCGCTGCGGGATCTCGACGAACCACGCGATTGCCGCCCCGACGAGCAGCGTGCCGCCGCCGATGAGGCCGCTCAGCGCCGCGAGCCAGAGTCCTTGCATGGCGCCAACCTAGTGGCGGGGATGACGGATGCCGCGGCGAAACGCGTTCGCCGCGGCATCCGTCCCTCTTCCGTAGAGTCAGGCCGTCGCGGCCTCGCGGGCGCGCAGGTCCTTGCGGAGGATCTTGCCGGAGCTGGACTTCGGGATCGCGTCGATGAACTCGACGCGGCGCACCTTCTTGTGCGGTGCGACGTGCTCGGCGACGAACGCCATCACCTCGTCCGCGGTGAGCCCGGAGTCCGGGGCGGCGACGATGAAGGCCTTGGGGATCTCCTGCTTGTCCTCGTCGAGCACACCGATGACCGCAGCATCCATCACCTTCGGGTGACCGAGGAGGAGCGCCTCGAGCTCTGCGGGGGCGATCTGGTAGCCCTTGTACTTGATGAGCTCCTTGACCCGGTCCACGATCGAGAAATAGCCGCCCTCGTGGTACACCGCGATGTCGCCGGTGTGGAGGAATCCGTCGGCGTCGAGCGTCTCGGCGGTCGCCTGCGGCTGGTTGAGGTAGCCGAGCATGACGTTCGGCCCCTTCACCCACAGCTCGCCGGCCTTCGTGACGCCGTCGGGGCCGAGCTCGGTGATCTCCTCGCCGGTCTCGGTGTCGATGAGCTTGTTGAGCGTGTTGGGCAGCATGACGCCGACGGAGCTCACCGGGATGTCGTAGCGGTCCACGGGCATCGCGTGCGAGACCGGGCTCAGCTCGCTCATCCCGTACCCCTGCATCATACGGGCGTTGATGCGGCGCCCTGCGGTCTCGGCGGTCTCGCCGTCGAGGGGAGCCGCCCCCGAGAACACCGTGTGCACGCTGGAGATGTCGAACTGGTCGACGATGGGATGCTTCGCCAGCGCGACCGCGATCGGCGGCGCGATGTACAGGTAGGTGCACTGGAACTTCTGGATGTTGGTGAGGAACTCCACCAGGTCGAACTTCGGCATCGTCACGAGGCTCGCGCGCTGGCGCAGAGCGAGATTGAGCAGCACCGTCATGCCGTAGATGTGGAAGAACGGCAGCACCGCCAGCACGCGATCGGTCGCGGCGAGATCAAGGGCGACGCGGCACTGCGCGACGTTCGCCACCAGATTGCGATGCGTCAGCATGACGCCCTTGGGAACGCCGGTCGTGCCCGACGAGTAGGGGAGCACCGCGATGTGCGTCGCAGGGTCGAACGAGACCTCGGGTGCCGGTGCGCCCTCGGCGAGCAGCGCCCGGAGGTTCGGATGGCCCGGGGCGCCGTCGAGCACGACGACACGGTCGTGGGGGATGCCGACCGCCTCGGCGGCGGTTGAGGCCTGGGGGAGGAGGGGGTGGACGGTGACGAGCCACGTGGCCCCGGCATCCCGCAGCTGCTTCTCGATCTCGCCGGCGGTGTACAGCGAGTTGACGGTGGTGACCGTGGCGCCCGCGCGCAGGATGCCGTGGAAGACGGTCGCGAACGCCGGCACATTGGGGCACAGGAGGCCCACGACCGTCTCGACGCCGACGCCACGCGCCGCCAGCGCGCCGGCGAACAGGTCGACCTGCGTGCGCAGCGCGCCGTACGTCGTCTCGGCGCCGGTCGCGGGATCGATGAGCGCGACGCGCCCCAGGTCCTCGTCGGTCAGGCTCGCGAACAGGTAGTCGTACACGTCGAGTGGGGGAATCTCGACATCGGCTTCGGGACTGGTGAACACCGGATCTCCTTCGATCGGGCGGCACGACGGTCGTGGTCGGCAAGCTATCGGCCGTGCCGTGCGACCATCATGCCATCCGCATCGAAGATCGTGGGACGCGATTCCGTGAACGCTGGAACGCAGTGTCACCGGATGCAGCGCGCCCGGCCACCCCCTCGGTGGCCGGGCGCGCCCGGTCTCAGTGCGCGAGTGCGGGCTGGCGGCCACCGGCGGCGAGGCGCTCGGCGGCGAGTCCCTCAGCGGCCTCGAGCGGCGTGACGCCTCGGGCCTCCGCCTCGTCGAAGATGCGGCGCACCGTGTCGCCGATCTGGCCGACGCGGTCCATGATCTCGGCACGCGTGCCGAGGTGCTTCGCCTCGAGGTCCAGGTAGATCACCCCGCCCGCGTTGACGACGAAGTCGGGGGCGTACAGGATGCCGCGACCGGCCAGGCGTGCCGCCCCGCTGTGGTCCGCGAGCGGATTGTTCGCCGGGCCGCACACGGCCTTCGCGTCGAGAGAATCGATCACCTCGTCAGTGAGGAGCCCGCCGATGCCGGCGGGGACGAAGACGTCGGCAGGGACGAGGTGCTCCTCGCCCGGGGCGATCCACTCGGCGCCGAGCTCGGCGGCGAGGTCGCGCTTGGCGGGGTTGACGTCGGTGACCGTGAGGCGCGCCCCCTCGGCCGAGAGGCGCACCGCGAGGCGGCTGCCGACCTGGCCGAGGCCCGAGATCGTGATGCGCCGGCCCTCGACGTCGGCGGTTCCC
This genomic window contains:
- a CDS encoding ZIP family metal transporter; its protein translation is MQGLWLAALSGLIGGGTLLVGAAIAWFVEIPQRIVAGIMAVGAGVLISTLAFELVEEAAEDGGLIPTTVGFLGGAIIYIVADQLISRRSKRPASGSPRIDASSVTEYSDGDEVSASIVARRAGAQAVSGAGLVIAVGALIDGIPESIVMGLSVLQGGISIPIVAAIAISNFPEGLGSTAALKRGGSSGRYVALLWSGIALITVVSSVLGYVAFQSASPSLIALITTIAAGGLLAMVCNTMIPEAFDEQHALTGLWATIGFLAAFVLHELA
- a CDS encoding AMP-binding protein, translated to MFTSPEADVEIPPLDVYDYLFASLTDEDLGRVALIDPATGAETTYGALRTQVDLFAGALAARGVGVETVVGLLCPNVPAFATVFHGILRAGATVTTVNSLYTAGEIEKQLRDAGATWLVTVHPLLPQASTAAEAVGIPHDRVVVLDGAPGHPNLRALLAEGAPAPEVSFDPATHIAVLPYSSGTTGVPKGVMLTHRNLVANVAQCRVALDLAATDRVLAVLPFFHIYGMTVLLNLALRQRASLVTMPKFDLVEFLTNIQKFQCTYLYIAPPIAVALAKHPIVDQFDISSVHTVFSGAAPLDGETAETAGRRINARMMQGYGMSELSPVSHAMPVDRYDIPVSSVGVMLPNTLNKLIDTETGEEITELGPDGVTKAGELWVKGPNVMLGYLNQPQATAETLDADGFLHTGDIAVYHEGGYFSIVDRVKELIKYKGYQIAPAELEALLLGHPKVMDAAVIGVLDEDKQEIPKAFIVAAPDSGLTADEVMAFVAEHVAPHKKVRRVEFIDAIPKSSSGKILRKDLRAREAATA
- a CDS encoding Glu/Leu/Phe/Val dehydrogenase dimerization domain-containing protein — its product is MTHTLPLPDFAHERVEVITGRRSGLFIAVALHSSVLGSALGGARLWTYPHWSDALGDALRLSAAMTLKNAAAGLDAGGGKSVIALPPGTTLDTDRRRAAFLDLGDAVESLHGLYRTAEDVGSTTEDMLVVSERTEHVVGLPDAVGGSGEPAGPTSLGVYESLRATLERVAGTADVEGRRITISGLGQVGSRLAVRLSAEGARLTVTDVNPAKRDLAAELGAEWIAPGEEHLVPADVFVPAGIGGLLTDEVIDSLDAKAVCGPANNPLADHSGAARLAGRGILYAPDFVVNAGGVIYLDLEAKHLGTRAEIMDRVGQIGDTVRRIFDEAEARGVTPLEAAEGLAAERLAAGGRQPALAH